A window of Xiphophorus hellerii strain 12219 chromosome 7, Xiphophorus_hellerii-4.1, whole genome shotgun sequence contains these coding sequences:
- the hoxd10a gene encoding homeobox protein Hox-D10a isoform X1, translated as MSFPSSSPATNPFLVDSLIGACRTDSFYSNSSMYMPPGSDMHGTYGMQTCGLLPSFGKRGEVGPQNTAMSVHSYIPQMDTWTDPSRTCRTEQMSNCTFPQSIKEESNCCMYSDKRVQKEGYSNVIGEPCPVEGPEIPVPGYFRLSQTYANGKHPENYCPEPPSPNPTLAQLSRVIPKPQHATSSSSGFAEAEKNVRDPETITSTPNRGESPDPVKSGSEEKTEASSPELQKEGKDCKSDALTNNWLTAKSGRKKRCPYTKHQTLELEKEFLFNMYLTRERRLEISRSVNLTDRQVKIWFQNRRMKLKKMNRENRIRELTSNLTFS; from the exons aTGTCTTTCCCCAGCAGTTCACCTGCGACCAACCCGTTCTTAGTGGACTCTTTGATCGGCGCCTGCAGGACAGACAGCTTCTACTCCAACAGCAGCATGTACATGCCGCCCGGCTCGGACATGCACGGGACCTACGGAATGCAAACCTGTGGACTCCTGCCGTCTTTCGGCAAAAGGGGGGAGGTTGGACCCCAAAACACGGCCATGAGCGTCCACTCGTACATACCCCAGATGGACACCTGGACTGATCCgagcagaacctgcagaacagaGCAGATGTCAAACTGCACGTTTCCACAGAGCATCAAGGAAGAGAGCAACTGCTGCATGTACTCAGATAAGAGAGTCCAAAAAGAGGGATATTCGAACGTCATTGGAGAACCCTGCCCCGTGGAGGGTCCGGAGATCCCGGTTCCGGGCTATTTCAGATTGAGTCAAACTTACGCTAACGGGAAGCACCCGGAAAACTACTGCCCGGAGCCGCCGAGCCCGAACCCGACACTCGCGCAGCTCAGCCGGGTCATTCCAAAACCGCAGCACgccacctcctcttcctctggctTTGCAGAGGCGGAAAAGAACGTCCGGGATCCAGAAACGATAACCAGCACACCGAACCGAGGGGAGAGTCCGGACCCAGTAAAGTCCGGCTCTGAAGAGAAAACCGAAGCGTCCAGCCCCGAGTTGCAGAAGGAAGGGAAAG ACTGCAAGAGTGACGCGCTGACGAACAACTGGCTCACGGCGAAGAGCGGCAGGAAGAAGAGGTGCCCCTACACTAAGCACCAGACCTTGGAGTTGGAGAAGGAGTTCCTATTCAACATGTACCTGACCCGGGAGCGCCGCCTAGAGATCAGCAGGAGCGTCAACCTGACCGACAGGCAGGTCAagatctggttccagaaccgcAGGATGAAATTGAAGAAAATGAACCGGGAAAACCGCATCCGGGAACTGACCTCGAATCTCACCTTTTCCTGA
- the hoxd10a gene encoding homeobox protein Hox-D10a isoform X2 produces MSFPSSSPATNPFLVDSLIGACRTDSFYSNSSMYMPPGSDMHGTYGMQTCGLLPSFGKRGEVGPQNTAMSVHSYIPQMDTWTDPSRTCRTEQMSNCTFPQSIKEESNCCMYSDKRVQKEGYSNVIGEPCPVEGPEIPVPGYFRLSQTYANGKHPENYCPEPPSPNPTLAQLSRVIPKPQHATSSSSGFAEAEKNVRDPETITSTPNRGESPDPVKSGSEEKTEASSPELQKEGKGKAFTLRLISQRLQE; encoded by the exons aTGTCTTTCCCCAGCAGTTCACCTGCGACCAACCCGTTCTTAGTGGACTCTTTGATCGGCGCCTGCAGGACAGACAGCTTCTACTCCAACAGCAGCATGTACATGCCGCCCGGCTCGGACATGCACGGGACCTACGGAATGCAAACCTGTGGACTCCTGCCGTCTTTCGGCAAAAGGGGGGAGGTTGGACCCCAAAACACGGCCATGAGCGTCCACTCGTACATACCCCAGATGGACACCTGGACTGATCCgagcagaacctgcagaacagaGCAGATGTCAAACTGCACGTTTCCACAGAGCATCAAGGAAGAGAGCAACTGCTGCATGTACTCAGATAAGAGAGTCCAAAAAGAGGGATATTCGAACGTCATTGGAGAACCCTGCCCCGTGGAGGGTCCGGAGATCCCGGTTCCGGGCTATTTCAGATTGAGTCAAACTTACGCTAACGGGAAGCACCCGGAAAACTACTGCCCGGAGCCGCCGAGCCCGAACCCGACACTCGCGCAGCTCAGCCGGGTCATTCCAAAACCGCAGCACgccacctcctcttcctctggctTTGCAGAGGCGGAAAAGAACGTCCGGGATCCAGAAACGATAACCAGCACACCGAACCGAGGGGAGAGTCCGGACCCAGTAAAGTCCGGCTCTGAAGAGAAAACCGAAGCGTCCAGCCCCGAGTTGCAGAAGGAAGGGAAAG GGAAAGCATTTACGTTGCGTCTTATTTCCCAGAG ACTGCAAGAGTGA